A window of Sphingorhabdus lacus contains these coding sequences:
- a CDS encoding VirB4 family type IV secretion/conjugal transfer ATPase, with amino-acid sequence MKLSSQKLAKLDPRAGDRLPYAGHVNDHTLATRNGELIQMIQIDGIAFETADSETLNHMAAVRDVVMRGIANSNLMLYCHVIRRRVAAELTTPQPEGFARDLDAAWQERLRGKQLYINDIILMLVRRPARGKVGFVERLTKWGSGKRSPEEKLAEQARELRELDSARTNLLSALSRYGPRVLERYQGASGICSEPLEILSALYNSEMQPLLEPTGDAGQYLPYKRISFGLDALHLKGSSAETSRFGAIVSIKDYPATTSPGMLDNLLRLPHELTLTESFAFVDRQIADERIGLALRRLRAASDETTTLRQGLLGAKDELTGGAAAYGEHHLSVHVRAGSLPALDAAVADVQASLADIGAVSVREDLNLESAFWGQFPGNAEFIARKALVSTANLSGLISLHGFPIGAPAGGPWGEPITVLETTSSTPYFFNLHSGDLGNFTLIGPSGSGKTVVLNFLIAQSQKFNPRTFFFDKDRGAEIFIRSIGGHYDVLRPGKPTGFNPLQLPSNAANQAFLRQWLSQMLTPMGGQLTADENAIIASAVEANFDQPMEHRQLRYLVELLAGGARPVRGDLASRLAPWYGAGEHAWLFDNVRDELNLDTRTAGFDMTSLLDNPVLRTPAMMYLFHRVDERLDGTPSMIVIDEGWKALDDEIFVHRLKDWMKTIRKRNGVVGFATQSASDAIESKIAATIIEQSATQLFMSNPKAQASDYCDGFGLTEHELDLVRSLPEHLRCVLVKQSGNSVVARLDMGDMPDAMTVLSGRESSVRKLDELRDAHGDAPSDWMPQLLQAAEEGPSALWQNTKTGTRG; translated from the coding sequence ATGAAGCTATCTTCGCAAAAACTTGCCAAGTTGGACCCGCGCGCCGGGGACCGTTTGCCCTATGCCGGCCATGTCAATGACCATACATTGGCCACCCGCAATGGCGAGCTGATCCAGATGATCCAGATCGACGGTATCGCGTTTGAAACCGCCGATAGCGAAACACTGAACCACATGGCCGCCGTGCGCGATGTCGTGATGCGCGGCATCGCCAATTCCAATTTGATGCTCTATTGCCATGTCATCCGGCGCCGTGTGGCCGCCGAATTGACGACGCCCCAGCCCGAGGGCTTTGCCCGCGACCTCGACGCTGCATGGCAGGAGCGGTTGCGCGGCAAACAGCTTTATATCAACGACATCATTCTGATGCTGGTCCGCCGACCCGCCCGTGGCAAGGTCGGCTTTGTCGAACGGCTAACCAAATGGGGTAGCGGCAAGCGCTCGCCGGAAGAGAAGCTTGCCGAACAGGCCCGCGAACTGCGCGAACTGGACAGCGCACGCACCAATCTTCTGTCCGCACTCAGCCGCTATGGCCCGCGCGTTCTGGAACGCTATCAGGGTGCGAGCGGCATCTGTTCCGAACCTCTCGAAATTTTGTCGGCATTGTACAATAGCGAAATGCAGCCGTTGCTAGAACCCACGGGCGATGCCGGACAGTATCTGCCTTATAAGCGCATCAGCTTTGGCCTTGATGCGCTGCATCTGAAGGGATCAAGTGCGGAGACATCGCGCTTTGGCGCAATCGTGTCGATCAAGGACTATCCCGCCACGACCAGCCCGGGCATGCTCGACAATTTGCTGCGCCTGCCGCACGAACTGACGCTGACCGAAAGCTTTGCCTTTGTGGACCGGCAGATTGCCGACGAACGGATCGGATTGGCGTTGCGCCGTTTGCGGGCGGCGTCCGATGAAACCACCACTTTGCGGCAGGGTCTGCTGGGTGCAAAAGATGAGCTGACCGGTGGTGCAGCCGCCTATGGCGAGCATCATTTAAGCGTCCATGTCCGCGCCGGCAGCCTGCCCGCGCTCGACGCCGCGGTTGCCGATGTGCAGGCATCGCTCGCCGACATTGGTGCGGTATCGGTGCGCGAAGATCTCAATCTGGAAAGCGCCTTCTGGGGCCAGTTTCCGGGCAATGCAGAATTCATCGCCCGCAAGGCGCTCGTTTCGACCGCCAATCTGTCGGGGCTGATCTCCCTGCATGGATTTCCTATCGGCGCACCAGCAGGCGGGCCATGGGGAGAGCCGATTACCGTGCTCGAAACCACATCAAGCACGCCCTATTTCTTTAATTTGCACAGCGGCGATCTGGGCAACTTCACACTGATCGGTCCATCGGGATCGGGTAAGACGGTGGTGCTGAATTTCCTGATTGCCCAGTCGCAAAAGTTCAATCCGCGCACTTTCTTCTTCGACAAGGACCGGGGTGCGGAAATCTTCATTCGCTCTATTGGCGGCCATTATGATGTGCTGCGTCCGGGCAAGCCGACGGGTTTCAATCCGCTGCAACTGCCAAGCAACGCTGCCAACCAGGCGTTTTTGCGGCAATGGTTGTCGCAGATGCTGACGCCGATGGGCGGTCAGCTGACCGCCGATGAAAATGCGATCATTGCCAGCGCGGTCGAGGCCAATTTTGACCAGCCGATGGAGCACCGCCAGTTGCGCTACCTCGTTGAGCTTCTCGCCGGTGGCGCACGCCCTGTGCGTGGCGACCTCGCGTCGCGGCTTGCGCCTTGGTATGGTGCAGGCGAGCATGCGTGGCTGTTCGACAATGTACGGGACGAGCTGAACCTTGATACCCGTACCGCCGGTTTCGACATGACATCGCTGCTCGACAATCCCGTGCTGCGGACCCCGGCGATGATGTATCTGTTCCACCGCGTGGACGAACGTCTGGACGGCACACCTTCGATGATCGTTATCGACGAAGGATGGAAGGCGTTGGACGATGAAATCTTTGTGCACCGCCTGAAAGACTGGATGAAGACAATCCGGAAACGCAACGGCGTGGTCGGATTTGCAACCCAGAGCGCGAGCGATGCTATCGAAAGCAAGATCGCCGCGACCATCATCGAACAATCGGCCACGCAATTGTTCATGAGCAATCCCAAGGCGCAAGCCTCGGACTATTGCGACGGTTTCGGATTGACCGAACATGAGCTTGATCTCGTCCGCTCGCTGCCCGAACATTTGCGCTGCGTGCTGGTCAAGCAAAGCGGCAACAGCGTTGTTGCCCGCCTCGATATGGGTGACATGCCCGATGCGATGACCGTCCTGTCCGGCCGCGAAAGCAGCGTCCGCAAATTGGACGAACTGCGCGATGCCCATGGTGATGCGCCGTCTGACTGGATGCCGCAATTGTTGCAGGCCGCCGAAGAAGGCCCGTCGGCCTTGTGGCAAAACACCAAGACAGGAACGCGCGGCTGA
- a CDS encoding type IV secretion system protein, giving the protein MAKCAAINATAGSAETMVNTVDCYMQSTVQAGYANLLGPGSVFGYALTIALTIYVAIVGYRLIFGRSSLSMGEMAPRMLLIGAVLALTSNWATYQILVYDVLTDGPQEIVSAVNPSAGQSSSVNQRVDMLSGRMVDLADAWTEFDARPENAAPDAAMPTEDKDEAEALPPTATGITAIVAPKDSLGPNMLMLSALLLVLASAGVLVVAKIILGLLLLLGPLFAVLGLFSVTRGLTLGWARAAVLMALVPVMAIMTTAGSTALIEPVLADMYVSASQGVFSLRAALTILVIVLITVAVAVQLFRIGRTIVSGWTLSLRSNSTADTVQSQGAQTIATASAPAMIYNERMQSMVSAIERTASVTATDSVANQRAILLPHRVETEGRAQRATEMKADRRITRGRVTAVRAPIKAVRNAA; this is encoded by the coding sequence ATGGCGAAATGCGCTGCCATAAACGCCACAGCAGGTTCGGCTGAAACCATGGTCAACACCGTGGATTGCTACATGCAGTCGACGGTTCAGGCCGGTTACGCCAATTTGCTCGGCCCCGGTAGCGTGTTCGGCTATGCGCTGACAATCGCGCTTACCATTTACGTCGCGATCGTCGGCTACCGCCTGATCTTCGGCCGTTCCTCGCTCAGCATGGGCGAAATGGCGCCGCGGATGCTGTTGATCGGCGCGGTGCTCGCGCTGACCAGCAATTGGGCAACCTACCAGATACTTGTCTACGATGTGCTCACCGACGGCCCGCAGGAAATTGTCAGCGCCGTCAATCCGTCCGCCGGACAGAGCAGCAGCGTCAACCAGCGCGTGGATATGCTGTCCGGGCGGATGGTCGATCTTGCCGATGCCTGGACCGAATTTGACGCACGCCCCGAAAATGCCGCGCCCGACGCCGCCATGCCGACCGAGGATAAGGACGAGGCCGAAGCGCTTCCCCCGACCGCAACGGGGATTACCGCGATCGTCGCGCCCAAGGATTCGCTCGGCCCCAATATGCTGATGCTCAGTGCGCTGTTGCTGGTGCTCGCTTCGGCAGGCGTGCTGGTGGTGGCGAAGATTATATTAGGGCTTCTCCTTCTTCTCGGACCGCTCTTTGCGGTACTGGGGCTGTTCTCGGTGACACGCGGCCTAACGCTCGGCTGGGCGCGCGCCGCGGTTTTGATGGCGCTGGTCCCTGTCATGGCCATCATGACGACCGCCGGATCGACCGCGTTGATCGAGCCTGTCTTGGCCGACATGTATGTCTCGGCAAGTCAGGGCGTCTTCTCGCTTCGCGCTGCGCTGACGATCCTGGTGATCGTGCTGATCACGGTGGCGGTGGCGGTGCAGTTGTTCCGCATCGGCCGCACCATCGTCAGCGGATGGACCCTGTCCCTGCGTTCGAATAGCACCGCAGATACTGTGCAGTCGCAAGGCGCACAGACCATCGCGACGGCTTCTGCGCCTGCCATGATCTACAATGAACGCATGCAGAGCATGGTCAGCGCCATCGAGCGGACCGCAAGCGTCACCGCAACCGACAGCGTTGCAAACCAGCGCGCCATCCTTTTGCCACATCGGGTAGAAACCGAAGGCCGCGCGCAAAGGGCGACCGAAATGAAAGCTGACCGCCGCATCACCCGAGGACGCGTCACCGCCGTCCGTGCCCCCATTAAAGCCGTCAGGAACGCCGCATGA
- a CDS encoding glycoside hydrolase family 108 protein has translation MTICDISPYIDALITREGGYVDHPADRGGRTRWGITEAVARQNGYSGDMRRLPRARAEAIYRDLYWTAPTFDKVATRSPRLAIELLDSGVNVGPAVATGFLQRALNALNRNGRDFPDLVVDRHIGPLTLGALDSFLRVRGAEGEEVLRKAIDALQGVHYIHLAETNPSQEAFAYGWIANRIG, from the coding sequence ATGACGATATGTGATATAAGTCCCTATATCGACGCCCTGATTACGCGCGAAGGCGGCTATGTGGATCATCCCGCCGACCGCGGAGGGCGAACTCGGTGGGGGATTACCGAGGCCGTGGCACGGCAGAATGGCTATTCCGGTGACATGCGCCGCCTCCCCCGCGCCAGGGCCGAAGCGATTTATCGGGATTTATACTGGACTGCTCCCACGTTCGATAAAGTCGCAACACGGTCACCGCGCCTTGCAATCGAGCTGCTCGACAGCGGCGTGAATGTGGGGCCTGCGGTGGCTACGGGATTTTTGCAGCGCGCGCTCAATGCCCTGAACCGCAACGGCCGCGACTTTCCCGATCTGGTGGTGGACCGGCATATCGGGCCGCTAACGCTCGGCGCGCTGGATAGCTTTCTGCGGGTGCGCGGCGCGGAGGGCGAAGAGGTTTTACGCAAAGCGATCGATGCCCTGCAAGGGGTTCACTACATCCATCTTGCCGAAACAAACCCGTCGCAGGAGGCGTTCGCTTATGGCTGGATTGCGAACCGTATTGGATAA
- a CDS encoding DUF1800 domain-containing protein, whose product MKEALHQICLEGASEIEMPDDVVPALAEVPAQTSPYVYALPAASLLVAACGGGGAGGGSSTTPPPTAQVPKPSTDAQASRFILKSSLSVSEAEISNIKSIGYEPWLNAQMDAPINQTGVAWLASRGYDQVTADNFFDNEYPGDYMIWNQLMSDANGVRKRVALALSEFFVVSLTGLDFSWRAQAIAFFWDQLNSNAFGNFRKLLEDVTLNPAMGYYLSTRGNRKEDTRTGRVPDENYAREVMQLFTIGLYQLNNDGTRKLDANNQPIETYTNSDVTNLARVFTGYNWDFTGNVKTPATNDPTRLINSTGYVLKPMTIDPTKWEFPSTTSQHSALEVNFLGTNIPANTDGTVALKTALDALFNHANVGPFFSKQMIQRLVTSNPSTAYVDRVAKVFNNNGSGTRGDLRAVFKAILLDDEAMNASGLTAPTFGKVREPILRFVQWGRTFGAASTSGNWRIGNLSDLVSGLGQSALRSPSVFNFFRPGYVPANTAIATNSLVAPEFQLINESSTPGYVNYMTSAIGSTNGVGGDVKAAYTSELAIAHDSTALLDRICLLLAANQISDTTKATIKTALDATTVTQTSTTAEKQRRVYMAVLLVMASPDYLVQK is encoded by the coding sequence ATGAAGGAAGCACTGCATCAGATTTGCCTTGAGGGGGCGTCAGAAATTGAAATGCCGGACGATGTTGTTCCGGCGTTGGCCGAGGTTCCGGCACAGACTTCACCCTATGTATATGCGCTGCCTGCGGCATCATTGCTGGTGGCGGCGTGCGGCGGCGGTGGCGCGGGAGGTGGTTCGTCCACAACCCCTCCGCCGACAGCACAAGTTCCAAAACCGTCCACCGACGCCCAAGCATCACGGTTCATTCTGAAATCCAGCCTATCCGTCAGCGAGGCGGAGATCAGCAACATCAAATCAATCGGCTACGAACCCTGGCTAAACGCCCAGATGGATGCACCGATCAACCAGACCGGTGTGGCATGGCTGGCGTCGCGCGGCTATGATCAGGTTACCGCCGACAATTTCTTCGATAATGAATATCCCGGCGACTACATGATCTGGAACCAGCTCATGTCCGACGCAAACGGCGTCCGCAAACGCGTCGCGTTGGCGCTGTCCGAGTTTTTTGTCGTGTCGCTGACGGGACTGGACTTCAGTTGGCGCGCACAGGCAATTGCCTTTTTCTGGGATCAACTGAACTCCAACGCCTTTGGAAATTTCCGTAAATTGCTTGAGGATGTGACCCTCAATCCGGCGATGGGTTATTATCTTAGTACGCGCGGCAACCGGAAAGAAGATACACGTACCGGCCGCGTACCCGACGAAAATTATGCCCGTGAAGTCATGCAGCTGTTCACAATTGGTCTGTACCAGTTGAACAATGACGGCACACGCAAACTGGATGCCAACAACCAGCCGATCGAGACCTACACCAACAGCGACGTCACCAATCTGGCGCGTGTTTTTACGGGGTATAACTGGGACTTCACAGGCAATGTCAAAACGCCTGCGACTAATGATCCGACACGTCTGATCAACAGCACGGGCTATGTCCTGAAACCCATGACGATTGACCCCACAAAGTGGGAATTTCCGTCGACCACGAGCCAACATTCTGCATTGGAAGTAAACTTTCTCGGAACAAATATTCCGGCGAACACGGATGGAACGGTTGCGTTGAAGACAGCGCTTGATGCGCTGTTCAACCACGCCAATGTCGGACCCTTCTTCTCCAAGCAGATGATCCAGCGGTTGGTGACCAGCAACCCCAGCACGGCCTATGTCGACCGGGTTGCAAAGGTCTTCAACAACAATGGTTCCGGCACACGCGGCGATCTGCGCGCCGTGTTCAAGGCTATCCTGCTCGACGACGAAGCGATGAATGCTTCCGGCCTTACGGCCCCTACTTTCGGAAAAGTGCGCGAACCCATTCTCCGCTTCGTGCAATGGGGCCGGACTTTCGGCGCTGCGTCGACCAGTGGCAACTGGCGGATCGGCAATCTGTCCGATCTGGTCAGCGGGCTGGGGCAAAGCGCGTTGCGGTCCCCATCGGTTTTCAACTTCTTCCGGCCGGGTTATGTGCCCGCCAACACCGCCATTGCCACAAACTCGCTGGTTGCACCGGAATTCCAGCTCATCAATGAATCGAGCACGCCCGGTTATGTGAATTACATGACTTCGGCCATTGGTAGCACCAACGGGGTGGGGGGCGATGTGAAGGCCGCCTACACCAGCGAGCTTGCCATCGCGCATGACTCGACAGCTTTGCTCGACCGGATCTGCCTATTGCTGGCAGCGAACCAGATTTCGGACACGACCAAGGCAACGATCAAAACCGCGCTGGATGCAACAACAGTCACGCAAACCAGCACCACCGCCGAAAAGCAGCGCCGGGTCTATATGGCTGTGCTGCTCGTCATGGCCTCACCCGACTATCTCGTTCAGAAGTAA
- a CDS encoding TrbG/VirB9 family P-type conjugative transfer protein gives MTAKYLALLFASLPLATPVLAQTTESVKVAPNIRYVHYDPNSVVRLTGHTGYQMTLEFDVGERIETVGLGDSSGWQVTPNGSGTVMFLKPVGIPRTTNMSIITNMRRYNLELVAKSGLKVAPSQVTYAVRFTYPQKPVDEAANAAAPPIIATPPELWNRAYSYDGAKANVPDQVFDDGKATYFRFAAGAATPAIFSITPDAGESIVNFAVRGPYVVVEQIAPQFVLRHGKEVTIIFNDAYAAPTPGADAPRERAKKKCGLFGCKSREAKP, from the coding sequence ATGACCGCCAAATATCTCGCCCTGCTGTTCGCCAGCTTACCCCTTGCAACACCCGTATTGGCCCAGACGACGGAATCCGTGAAGGTCGCGCCCAATATCCGCTATGTCCATTACGACCCCAATAGCGTGGTCCGCCTGACCGGACATACCGGCTATCAGATGACGCTGGAATTCGACGTGGGCGAACGGATCGAAACGGTCGGCCTTGGCGATTCTTCCGGCTGGCAGGTGACGCCCAACGGGTCGGGCACCGTCATGTTCCTGAAGCCTGTGGGCATTCCGCGCACGACCAACATGTCGATCATTACGAACATGCGCCGCTATAATCTTGAGCTGGTCGCAAAATCCGGTCTGAAGGTCGCGCCGAGCCAGGTTACCTATGCCGTGCGGTTCACTTATCCGCAAAAGCCGGTGGACGAAGCCGCCAACGCCGCCGCCCCGCCGATCATCGCGACACCCCCTGAATTGTGGAACCGCGCCTACAGCTATGATGGCGCAAAGGCCAATGTGCCCGATCAGGTCTTTGACGACGGCAAAGCCACCTATTTCCGCTTCGCTGCGGGCGCGGCTACCCCCGCCATTTTCAGCATCACCCCCGATGCGGGCGAAAGCATCGTCAACTTTGCGGTGCGCGGCCCCTATGTGGTGGTCGAACAGATCGCCCCGCAATTCGTCCTGCGGCACGGCAAGGAAGTGACCATCATTTTCAACGATGCCTACGCCGCACCAACCCCCGGCGCGGATGCTCCGCGTGAACGGGCCAAAAAGAAGTGCGGCCTGTTCGGCTGCAAATCACGGGAGGCAAAACCATGA
- a CDS encoding type IV secretion system protein VirB3, whose translation MTPLNRTPVFRALTQPQMFAGVTYSYFIINLIVTTEIFLISGSFWAIPAAVLIHAIGYMACLREPRIFDLWITKVSRCGRTRTHDLWRCNSYRP comes from the coding sequence ATGACTCCGCTAAACCGCACGCCTGTTTTTCGCGCTCTGACCCAGCCGCAGATGTTTGCGGGCGTGACCTATAGCTATTTCATCATCAACCTGATCGTGACGACGGAAATCTTCCTCATCAGCGGGTCCTTTTGGGCGATACCCGCCGCCGTCCTGATCCACGCCATCGGCTACATGGCCTGTTTGCGCGAACCCCGCATCTTTGACCTCTGGATTACCAAGGTCAGCCGTTGCGGCCGGACGCGTACGCACGATCTGTGGCGCTGCAACAGCTATCGGCCCTAA
- a CDS encoding DUF1501 domain-containing protein, translating to MHIGKANELSRRAFLRRSKQLAVAGSASSFALGLAGIGEAAAFSAGNDYKALVCIFLYGGNDHNSTLMPFDSTNYDLYSAIRGGGAGQTAGGITLARSSLAATALTPSGGQVLTNNLQYALAPQMTRLKALFDAGRMAPLLNVGPLVAPLTLAQYNSSNLVANPRPAKLFSHNDQQSTWQSSKPEGATDGWGGRMGDLAMSSNANALFNCISATGNAVFLSGQQALTYQVSSSGALAVNGIKNNLYGSSAGSAALRTLMTQTSNNVFEAEYNRVAKRSIDAEGVVTAALQPITLATSFRPATGRNGLAEQLQVVARLIAARQPLGARRQVFMVSMGGFDLHDNLISNQANLMGQLDFAMDAFYRATVELGVADKVTTFTASDFGRTLQSNGDGSDHGWGSHHFIMGGAVNGGRFYGVAPQISVTSPDQVGQGRLLPSISVDQYASTLATWFGVSASELPSVSPNIGRFSTSNLGFMA from the coding sequence ATGCATATCGGTAAAGCAAACGAACTTTCGCGGCGTGCCTTTCTTCGTCGTTCGAAACAATTGGCGGTCGCGGGTTCTGCGTCGTCTTTCGCCCTTGGTCTCGCCGGAATTGGCGAAGCTGCAGCGTTCAGCGCGGGCAATGATTACAAGGCGTTGGTCTGCATCTTCCTTTACGGCGGGAACGACCACAACAGCACGTTGATGCCGTTCGATTCCACCAACTATGATCTCTACAGCGCCATTCGCGGAGGAGGTGCGGGGCAGACGGCAGGCGGGATTACCCTGGCGCGCTCCAGCCTTGCAGCGACAGCTTTAACGCCAAGTGGCGGGCAGGTGCTGACGAACAATTTGCAATATGCGCTCGCGCCGCAGATGACGCGGTTGAAGGCCCTGTTTGACGCCGGGCGGATGGCACCTTTGTTGAACGTCGGGCCCTTGGTCGCACCGTTGACGCTTGCGCAGTATAACAGCTCCAACCTGGTCGCGAACCCTCGCCCGGCGAAGCTGTTCTCGCACAATGACCAGCAGTCGACGTGGCAGTCCTCCAAACCGGAAGGCGCCACCGACGGCTGGGGTGGACGCATGGGCGACCTCGCCATGTCGAGCAACGCCAACGCCTTGTTCAACTGCATTTCGGCGACGGGCAATGCCGTGTTCCTGTCCGGCCAGCAGGCATTGACCTATCAGGTATCGTCGAGCGGCGCGCTGGCGGTCAACGGGATCAAGAACAACCTCTACGGATCATCTGCCGGCAGCGCGGCCTTGCGCACCTTGATGACGCAGACCAGCAACAATGTGTTCGAGGCCGAGTATAACCGGGTCGCCAAACGCTCGATCGATGCCGAGGGTGTCGTGACCGCAGCGTTGCAGCCCATAACGCTGGCTACCTCGTTCCGGCCTGCCACCGGACGCAATGGCCTGGCCGAACAGCTGCAAGTCGTCGCCCGCCTCATTGCAGCCCGCCAACCGCTGGGTGCACGCAGGCAGGTGTTCATGGTCAGCATGGGCGGTTTTGACCTGCACGACAATCTGATCAGCAATCAGGCCAATTTGATGGGGCAACTCGATTTCGCGATGGACGCTTTTTACCGGGCGACGGTGGAATTGGGCGTTGCGGATAAGGTCACCACCTTTACTGCGTCCGATTTCGGCCGGACGCTGCAATCCAACGGCGATGGTTCGGACCATGGCTGGGGATCGCACCACTTCATCATGGGTGGCGCCGTCAATGGCGGGCGCTTCTATGGTGTGGCGCCGCAAATCTCGGTCACCAGCCCCGATCAGGTCGGGCAGGGCCGCCTGTTGCCGAGTATCTCGGTTGACCAATATGCGTCGACGCTGGCAACCTGGTTCGGCGTATCGGCCAGCGAGTTGCCGAGCGTATCGCCCAATATTGGCCGGTTCTCGACCAGCAATCTGGGCTTCATGGCCTAA
- a CDS encoding TrbC/VirB2 family protein has translation MTKFKAKFSALAALTAALPQAALAQTAVADPQGSGPIVNALNWMQGTLLGNVATTAAVIAVAVVGMMMLTGRMNWRFGTTVIVGCFVLFGATAIVSGIRVAAIGG, from the coding sequence ATGACGAAGTTCAAAGCAAAATTTTCCGCACTAGCCGCATTGACCGCTGCCTTACCCCAAGCGGCACTGGCGCAAACCGCCGTCGCCGATCCGCAAGGATCAGGCCCTATCGTCAATGCCCTGAACTGGATGCAAGGCACTCTGTTGGGCAATGTGGCAACTACAGCAGCCGTCATCGCGGTCGCTGTTGTCGGCATGATGATGCTGACTGGCCGGATGAACTGGCGCTTTGGCACAACGGTCATCGTGGGTTGCTTCGTCCTGTTCGGGGCGACTGCCATTGTTTCGGGGATCCGTGTCGCCGCAATCGGGGGCTAA
- a CDS encoding lytic transglycosylase domain-containing protein → MATPHAARAEVFELASNGNFVQISRPAWTPEPALVPDYVGAEIVAPTQMPSPPTGTVRQHIQHAAAKYGISSDLVDAVAWQESRYNPRARSSAGAIGVMQLMPGTARTLGVTNPHDVRQNVAGGTAYLRQQLERFGNNVPLALAAYNAGPGAVMKYGGIPPYRETQNYVRQIMRRLSAISLQRNSYE, encoded by the coding sequence TTGGCAACACCCCATGCCGCCCGAGCCGAAGTGTTCGAGCTGGCGAGCAATGGCAATTTTGTTCAAATTTCGCGCCCGGCATGGACGCCTGAACCGGCGTTGGTGCCCGATTATGTGGGCGCAGAAATCGTCGCACCGACCCAAATGCCGTCGCCGCCCACGGGAACCGTACGCCAGCATATCCAGCATGCCGCCGCCAAATATGGCATCAGCAGCGATCTGGTCGACGCGGTCGCGTGGCAGGAATCACGCTATAACCCACGCGCCCGGTCCTCCGCCGGGGCAATTGGCGTGATGCAGTTGATGCCCGGTACTGCGCGTACGCTGGGCGTAACCAACCCACATGACGTCCGCCAGAATGTCGCAGGTGGTACAGCCTATCTCCGTCAGCAGCTTGAACGCTTTGGCAATAACGTTCCCCTCGCCCTCGCCGCCTATAATGCGGGACCGGGCGCGGTGATGAAATATGGCGGGATACCGCCCTATCGCGAAACGCAGAATTATGTCCGCCAGATCATGCGCAGGCTGTCTGCCATTTCGCTCCAGCGTAACTCCTATGAATGA
- a CDS encoding holin family protein: MALIENIIGPIAGLIDKIIPDPKARDAAKLELIKLQGSLEMESLRTQLSAVLAEAQSPDPWTSRARPSFLYVMYAMILWAIPMGLIAAVRPEAAAQIAAGMNAYLGGLPEPLYALFGTGYLGYTLARQWGKGKGNEK; encoded by the coding sequence ATGGCGCTTATTGAAAACATCATCGGCCCCATTGCGGGCCTGATCGACAAGATCATTCCCGACCCCAAGGCGCGCGATGCGGCGAAGTTGGAACTCATCAAGCTGCAGGGCAGTCTGGAGATGGAAAGTCTGCGCACCCAATTGTCGGCGGTGCTGGCAGAGGCGCAGTCACCCGACCCATGGACCAGCCGCGCGCGGCCGAGTTTCCTCTATGTCATGTATGCGATGATCCTGTGGGCCATCCCCATGGGCCTGATCGCTGCCGTCCGCCCCGAAGCGGCTGCGCAGATTGCGGCGGGAATGAACGCCTATCTGGGCGGCTTGCCCGAGCCGCTTTATGCCCTCTTTGGCACAGGCTATCTCGGATACACGCTCGCGCGCCAATGGGGAAAGGGCAAAGGCAACGAAAAATAG